One window of Luteitalea sp. genomic DNA carries:
- a CDS encoding DUF222 domain-containing protein: MRLQESLHPTSDTSILEPRTQAPTSDEEIERLGAAIAELSARIQAATYELLVLIRQFDKRAGWNDGACVSCAHWLSWRTGLDPGAAREKVRVARALARLPQISAAMQRGELSYSKVRALSRIATPENETRLVGAARGGTAAHVERLVRAWRRADRLEETRETARRHQQRSLYTWVDEDGMLVIRGRLTPELGAVVQRALEAAGDRLFRETAAGPNDDGPAEITPAQRRADALGLLAESALASDLDRGTAGDRYQVVIHVDEDTLKADAGLATEEAITSDAGQAVLEDVDGTYVSAETSRRIACDASTVVMRHAPDGTVLDVGRKRRTIPPAIRRALTACDRHCQFPACSARYCDAHHIVHWADGDAAR, from the coding sequence ATGCGTCTTCAAGAATCACTGCATCCGACCTCGGACACCTCGATCCTTGAACCGCGAACCCAGGCGCCGACGTCCGACGAGGAGATCGAACGGCTGGGCGCTGCCATCGCCGAGCTGTCGGCTCGCATTCAGGCCGCGACCTACGAGCTGCTGGTCCTGATCCGGCAGTTCGATAAGCGCGCCGGCTGGAACGACGGCGCCTGCGTGTCGTGCGCGCACTGGCTCAGTTGGCGCACCGGCCTCGACCCTGGCGCGGCGCGCGAGAAGGTGCGCGTAGCGCGCGCCCTGGCGCGGCTGCCTCAGATCAGTGCTGCCATGCAGCGGGGCGAGCTGTCGTACTCGAAGGTCCGCGCGCTCTCGCGGATCGCGACGCCTGAAAATGAGACGCGCCTCGTGGGGGCAGCGCGGGGCGGCACCGCGGCGCACGTGGAGCGGTTGGTCCGGGCCTGGCGCCGCGCCGACCGGCTGGAGGAAACGCGAGAGACCGCGCGGCGCCATCAGCAGCGGTCCCTCTACACTTGGGTCGATGAGGACGGGATGCTGGTGATCCGCGGCCGGCTCACGCCGGAGCTCGGGGCGGTGGTGCAACGGGCGCTCGAGGCGGCGGGCGATCGGCTCTTTCGCGAGACCGCGGCCGGTCCAAACGACGATGGTCCGGCGGAGATCACGCCCGCCCAACGCCGCGCCGATGCCCTCGGACTCCTGGCCGAGAGCGCGCTGGCCAGCGATCTGGATCGAGGGACGGCGGGCGATCGCTATCAGGTGGTGATCCACGTCGACGAGGACACGTTGAAAGCAGACGCCGGGCTGGCCACTGAGGAGGCGATCACATCAGACGCCGGCCAGGCGGTGCTGGAAGATGTCGATGGGACGTACGTTTCCGCTGAAACGTCGCGACGCATCGCCTGCGACGCGTCGACCGTGGTGATGCGGCATGCGCCAGACGGCACCGTGCTCGACGTCGGCCGGAAGCGGCGGACGATTCCGCCGGCGATCCGCCGGGCGCTCACGGCTTGCGATCGTCATTGCCAGTTTCCGGCGTGCTCGGCGCGGTACTGTGACGCCCACCACATTGTCCACTGGGCTGACGGCGACGCGGCTCGATAA
- a CDS encoding helix-turn-helix domain-containing protein, whose product MNRTFRLTSLFFRRLHELGLPRELLFARAGLPTELLGQDPVAVTTQQLFELWRAIGDSSDNPAIGLEIGTEQRIERYDPVAMTGLYARFFGDALTRLARYKQLTCPEEVQIVPDGDACIVQFGWPLATQAEPPVLVDVCFAWVLTIGRRGTATSLSPRRVELRHQTTHREMYEAYFQCAVHAGASRNALIFDTVDLDRPFVTHNPELLRLLTPHLDAELSQYVDARSTSDRVKAVLKQLLVGQRPAMRDVARDLAVSPRTLQRRLNDEGVSFQQLLLDARRELARHYLLQPSLELNEAAYLLGYGDPNSFFRAFHHWEGTSPGQWRAVHMEAPRIEASAPSRAEA is encoded by the coding sequence ATGAATCGCACATTTAGGCTCACGAGTCTCTTCTTTCGCAGGCTTCACGAGCTGGGCTTACCGAGAGAGCTGTTGTTTGCACGGGCGGGCTTACCGACAGAGCTGCTCGGGCAGGACCCGGTCGCGGTCACCACGCAGCAGCTCTTCGAGCTCTGGCGGGCCATCGGCGACAGTAGTGACAATCCCGCGATAGGGCTCGAGATCGGGACCGAGCAGCGGATCGAGCGCTACGACCCGGTGGCGATGACGGGGCTGTACGCGCGCTTCTTTGGGGATGCGCTGACGCGGCTTGCGCGTTACAAGCAGCTCACCTGTCCAGAGGAAGTCCAGATCGTCCCCGACGGCGACGCCTGCATCGTCCAGTTCGGGTGGCCGCTCGCGACACAGGCGGAGCCTCCCGTGCTGGTCGACGTCTGCTTTGCGTGGGTGCTGACGATCGGCAGACGCGGCACCGCCACGTCACTCTCGCCTCGACGGGTGGAGCTCAGGCATCAGACGACGCATCGGGAGATGTACGAGGCGTACTTCCAGTGTGCCGTGCATGCTGGGGCGAGTCGGAACGCGCTGATCTTCGACACGGTCGATCTGGATCGGCCGTTCGTGACCCACAACCCGGAGCTGCTGCGCCTGCTGACGCCGCACCTCGATGCGGAGCTGTCTCAATACGTCGATGCGCGATCGACGAGCGATCGCGTGAAGGCGGTGCTGAAGCAACTGCTGGTCGGGCAGCGTCCGGCGATGCGCGATGTTGCGCGCGACCTGGCTGTCAGCCCGCGGACGCTACAGCGGCGCCTGAACGACGAAGGCGTCAGCTTCCAGCAACTACTGCTCGACGCGCGTCGCGAGCTCGCGCGTCACTATTTGTTGCAACCATCGCTGGAGCTGAACGAGGCGGCGTACTTGCTCGGATACGGTGATCCCAATTCGTTCTTCCGTGCCTTTCATCACTGGGAAGGCACGTCGCCGGGCCAGTGGCGCGCCGTTCACATGGAGGCCCCGCGGATCGAGGCATCGGCGCCCTCGCGCGCGGAGGCGTGA
- a CDS encoding FAD:protein FMN transferase has translation MTRHADIIRFVRSTLLVVIVLGAAGAGDALSCQADSTEQPRITFHPRTEVALTRYEFHEPHMGTLVRLVLYARDERQAVHASRAAFDRLAALDRTLSDYQSTSELRQLCGKAGQGAVAVSADLFRVLAAAQSLAARSHGAFDVTSGPLTRLWRGARRLGELPAPARVDAARAKTGFRLLRLDEASQTVTLDRAGMALDVGGIAKGDAADQALVALARAGVTRGLIAIGGDIAVSAPPPGRDGWAIEVASLDVPGAPRPFTLRLHHAAVSTAGDAEQWMAVAGRRYSHILDPRTGWPMTVRSQTTVIARRGLDADGLDTAAAVLGPEEGVRLVEETPGAALFMVRQETDGRVTVRRSSGWPLSTSGP, from the coding sequence GTGACGCGGCATGCTGACATCATCCGTTTCGTGCGCTCCACTCTGCTCGTAGTGATTGTGCTCGGCGCCGCCGGTGCCGGCGACGCGCTGTCCTGCCAGGCCGACTCGACCGAACAGCCCCGTATCACCTTCCACCCACGAACAGAGGTCGCACTCACGCGCTACGAGTTCCACGAGCCGCACATGGGCACGCTCGTGCGCCTCGTGCTCTATGCCCGCGACGAGAGACAGGCAGTACACGCCTCACGCGCGGCATTCGACCGCCTCGCCGCGCTCGATCGCACACTGAGCGACTACCAATCCACCAGCGAATTGAGACAGCTGTGCGGCAAGGCGGGCCAAGGTGCGGTCGCGGTGAGTGCCGATCTCTTTCGCGTCCTGGCCGCCGCGCAGTCCCTCGCTGCCCGTTCGCACGGAGCCTTCGACGTGACGAGTGGACCACTCACACGGCTCTGGCGCGGGGCGCGCCGCCTGGGCGAGCTGCCAGCTCCCGCACGCGTGGATGCCGCGAGGGCCAAGACCGGCTTCCGCCTGCTGCGCCTCGACGAGGCGTCGCAGACCGTCACGCTGGACCGTGCCGGCATGGCGCTCGACGTGGGTGGCATCGCAAAGGGTGATGCTGCTGATCAGGCACTCGTCGCCCTTGCACGTGCAGGGGTCACCCGCGGGCTCATAGCCATTGGCGGTGACATTGCCGTCTCCGCCCCACCCCCAGGCCGCGACGGCTGGGCCATCGAAGTGGCGTCGCTCGACGTCCCGGGTGCGCCGCGCCCCTTCACGCTACGTCTACACCACGCCGCCGTCTCGACCGCCGGAGACGCCGAGCAGTGGATGGCGGTGGCCGGTCGCCGTTACTCGCACATTCTCGATCCTCGGACTGGCTGGCCGATGACGGTCCGCAGTCAAACCACTGTCATCGCCCGCCGCGGCCTCGACGCCGATGGCCTCGACACCGCCGCTGCCGTCCTGGGGCCAGAGGAGGGCGTGCGGCTGGTCGAGGAGACGCCGGGCGCCGCTCTGTTCATGGTGCGTCAAGAGACCGATGGACGCGTCACGGTCCGGCGATCCAGTGGGTGGCCTCTGTCAACCTCAGGTCCCTGA
- a CDS encoding molybdopterin-dependent oxidoreductase — translation MRNGSVARLASAMARPASDAHQLAPLPSNQIFRATADAVRGNIVHLTAFTMPSREASRRATLTANGPQRPGRDISLKRPFPASVAKKDPLELRRQLLAGHPRHLAVLELAAEKAGWGTPLPEGRARGIAVHESFSSFVAQVAEVSRGSNGQPKVERIVCVVDCGIAINPDVIRAQMEGGIGYGLGSALYNEITIERGRARQSNFHNYLPLRIQDMPAIDVHIVPSAQPPTGVGEPGVPPVAPAVANAWFHLTGERLRRLPFVRRSPARAA, via the coding sequence ATGCGAAATGGCTCTGTGGCGCGTTTGGCAAGCGCAATGGCACGACCCGCTAGTGACGCGCATCAGCTTGCGCCGCTACCCTCTAATCAGATATTTCGAGCAACCGCCGATGCGGTCAGGGGCAACATCGTTCATCTTACCGCGTTCACTATGCCGAGCCGCGAAGCGAGCCGAAGGGCCACGCTCACGGCGAACGGGCCCCAGCGACCAGGTAGGGACATCTCGCTGAAGCGTCCGTTTCCAGCGTCGGTCGCGAAGAAGGACCCGCTCGAGCTTCGCCGACAACTCCTGGCCGGCCATCCGCGACATCTCGCGGTGCTGGAGCTCGCCGCAGAGAAGGCCGGCTGGGGCACGCCGTTGCCCGAGGGACGCGCACGCGGAATCGCCGTCCACGAATCGTTCAGCAGCTTCGTCGCGCAGGTCGCGGAGGTCTCGCGCGGGTCGAACGGCCAGCCCAAGGTCGAGCGGATCGTGTGCGTCGTCGATTGCGGTATCGCCATCAATCCGGACGTGATCCGCGCGCAGATGGAGGGCGGCATCGGCTACGGTCTGGGGTCGGCACTCTACAACGAGATCACAATCGAGCGGGGCCGTGCGCGGCAGTCCAACTTCCACAACTACCTGCCGCTGCGCATCCAGGACATGCCCGCTATCGACGTCCATATCGTCCCGTCTGCGCAGCCGCCGACGGGCGTCGGTGAGCCGGGCGTGCCACCGGTCGCGCCGGCGGTCGCCAACGCCTGGTTCCACCTGACCGGCGAGCGCCTGCGTCGCCTGCCGTTCGTAAGGCGGTCGCCCGCCCGCGCGGCCTGA
- a CDS encoding DinB family protein, whose product MVRLLIASAPVLLFAVTAPAQPIPKGQKIGLARYLQAGYSGLKMNLTRAADKMPAADYDSKPSSMPEVRSYGQIFAHVADGQFTTCAAINGVPNPNQSRNLEQELKTKAAFVKALADSFAFCDDAFASLTDANAMESVKQGQGEVAKAAALVGLLAHGAEMYGISTVYLRAKNLVPPSSEQ is encoded by the coding sequence ATGGTACGTCTTCTCATCGCGTCCGCCCCAGTCCTGCTCTTCGCGGTCACGGCACCGGCACAGCCAATACCAAAGGGCCAGAAAATCGGGCTCGCTCGGTACCTGCAGGCTGGCTATAGCGGACTCAAGATGAATCTGACCCGGGCGGCCGACAAAATGCCGGCCGCAGACTACGATTCCAAGCCCAGCTCGATGCCGGAAGTTCGCAGCTACGGGCAAATCTTTGCACACGTTGCTGACGGCCAATTCACTACGTGCGCGGCGATCAACGGAGTTCCCAACCCCAATCAATCCCGAAATCTCGAACAAGAGCTGAAGACAAAAGCCGCGTTCGTAAAGGCTCTTGCTGACTCGTTCGCCTTTTGCGACGATGCGTTCGCGTCTTTGACTGATGCGAATGCTATGGAATCTGTCAAGCAGGGCCAGGGGGAGGTTGCGAAGGCCGCCGCGCTCGTTGGGCTCCTCGCTCATGGCGCCGAGATGTACGGCATCAGCACGGTCTATCTGCGCGCGAAGAACTTGGTTCCGCCGTCGAGCGAACAATAG
- a CDS encoding FtsX-like permease family protein, with the protein MTWWKRLLGRRELDARLDQELRDHIERQVAADVAAGMSEVAARRRAATELGGVEQAKEACREVRGTRWLEEVAHDVRYGSRVLAASPGFTLVAVLSLALGIGANTAIFSLMNSLLLRTLPVRAPERLVLLDEGSWTNPIWEEIRDRHSQLFAGVAAWGNARFDLASGGQADLVEGQWVSGDFFDVLGVQPMLGRTLTAADDRRGGGADGPVVMISYRFWQQRFGGRAEIVGSSLTLNRVVFTIVGVTPPEFFGPMVGRSFDVAVPIGTEPLVRTDESWLDRPTTRWLEIIARLTPDQTVQDATRALRAVQPQIREATLEERYLRGALTMVPAATGTSRIRDDYERPLVTLMVVVGLVLLIACANIANLLLARASARRHELSMRRALGASRLRLMRQLLVESMLLAGAGAVLGLGLAQWGSRLLLRQLSSFGNTVFLDLSLDWRVIGFTAAVGIGTALLLGVVPAFRAGRAEPNDVLKQHSRTLAGHRRNALGQLLLVGQIALALVLVVAAGLFIRTLSTLNTLDLGLDRDPVLVVSVDAQRSLVERPQRVDLFHRVVDAVVAAPGVVHAAASVMSPISGNDWQSHFMVAGRPPLSEDESSAYINAISPAWFATYGITLLAGRDFDARDRAEAPAVAIVNERFARRFFDGASPIGRAIQQIPDTQRPQTGPIEIVGLVEDAAYRSVRETIPPTVYFPLAQVSREPDSAGRSRSITAPWIDSGINIGVRSGVGSPVLLMKSVAAAVGKVDGNLSLSLQLVADQINASLLPERLVAMLAGFFGALALLLAAIGLYGVMSYSISRRRAEIGIRMALGADSAKVVRLVLGRAAVLISLGVVLGAAVSLWASRFVEALLYGLEPHDPLTFVSAVMVLASVGALAAWLPARRAARIDPARVLREG; encoded by the coding sequence GTGACCTGGTGGAAGAGACTCTTAGGACGCCGTGAGCTCGACGCACGACTCGACCAGGAACTGCGGGATCACATCGAGCGCCAGGTGGCGGCCGATGTGGCGGCTGGGATGAGCGAGGTGGCTGCGCGGCGCAGGGCTGCAACGGAGCTCGGCGGCGTCGAGCAGGCCAAGGAGGCGTGCCGAGAGGTTCGTGGTACACGCTGGCTCGAGGAGGTCGCACATGACGTGCGGTACGGATCTCGGGTCCTGGCTGCCAGCCCTGGATTCACGCTGGTCGCGGTGCTTTCTCTCGCGCTTGGCATTGGCGCGAACACGGCTATTTTCTCTCTCATGAATAGCCTGCTGCTTCGCACATTGCCTGTCCGGGCGCCCGAGCGGCTGGTGTTGCTCGATGAGGGTTCGTGGACGAATCCCATCTGGGAGGAAATTCGCGATCGACATTCTCAGTTGTTTGCTGGCGTTGCAGCTTGGGGGAATGCACGGTTCGACCTGGCCTCGGGCGGACAGGCCGACTTGGTGGAAGGGCAATGGGTCAGTGGCGACTTCTTCGATGTCCTGGGCGTCCAGCCGATGCTGGGCCGCACGCTGACGGCCGCAGACGACCGCCGCGGAGGTGGCGCGGACGGTCCAGTGGTGATGATCAGCTACAGATTCTGGCAGCAGCGGTTTGGCGGGAGAGCCGAGATCGTTGGCTCCTCCCTGACGCTGAATCGCGTGGTGTTTACGATCGTGGGCGTCACGCCACCTGAGTTCTTCGGCCCGATGGTGGGCAGATCGTTCGACGTAGCCGTGCCGATTGGGACCGAGCCGCTCGTGCGAACGGACGAGAGCTGGCTGGATAGGCCCACCACCCGATGGCTCGAGATTATCGCTCGGTTGACGCCGGACCAGACCGTTCAGGACGCGACGCGTGCACTGCGCGCTGTGCAACCACAGATACGGGAGGCCACGCTGGAGGAACGCTATCTGCGCGGCGCACTCACCATGGTGCCCGCGGCCACGGGCACGTCGCGCATCCGCGACGACTACGAGCGCCCGCTGGTCACACTGATGGTTGTCGTCGGGCTCGTCCTCTTGATCGCTTGTGCCAACATCGCCAACCTGCTTCTCGCACGCGCCAGCGCTCGCCGGCATGAGCTAAGCATGCGTCGGGCGCTCGGCGCATCGCGGCTCAGGCTCATGCGACAACTGCTCGTCGAAAGCATGCTGCTCGCGGGCGCAGGTGCGGTTCTCGGATTGGGGCTTGCGCAGTGGGGCAGCCGCCTGCTGCTCCGGCAACTTTCATCGTTCGGCAACACGGTGTTTCTCGACCTGTCTCTCGACTGGCGGGTGATTGGGTTCACGGCCGCTGTCGGCATCGGGACGGCGCTGCTCTTGGGCGTCGTGCCGGCGTTTCGGGCTGGTCGTGCCGAGCCAAACGACGTGCTGAAGCAACACAGCCGCACGCTTGCCGGTCACCGGCGAAACGCGCTCGGCCAGCTCCTTCTCGTCGGTCAGATCGCCCTCGCGCTGGTGCTCGTCGTCGCGGCCGGCCTCTTCATCCGAACGCTCTCGACGCTGAACACTCTCGATCTCGGACTCGATCGGGATCCCGTGCTCGTGGTCAGCGTCGACGCGCAGCGGAGTCTTGTCGAACGCCCACAACGCGTCGACTTGTTCCATCGAGTGGTCGATGCTGTCGTTGCGGCCCCGGGTGTGGTTCACGCCGCCGCGTCCGTGATGTCGCCGATTAGCGGTAACGATTGGCAGAGCCACTTCATGGTCGCAGGTAGGCCGCCGCTCTCGGAGGACGAAAGCAGTGCGTACATCAACGCAATCAGCCCAGCCTGGTTTGCCACCTACGGAATCACACTCCTGGCCGGCCGTGACTTCGATGCGCGCGATCGTGCCGAGGCGCCGGCCGTCGCCATCGTCAACGAGAGATTTGCGCGGAGGTTCTTCGATGGGGCGAGCCCCATCGGCCGCGCGATCCAGCAGATCCCAGATACTCAACGACCGCAAACGGGCCCAATCGAGATTGTCGGGCTGGTCGAAGATGCCGCATATCGCTCCGTCCGGGAGACGATTCCGCCCACTGTCTACTTTCCGCTGGCGCAGGTCAGCCGAGAGCCGGACTCGGCCGGCCGCAGCCGCTCGATCACAGCGCCGTGGATCGACTCGGGCATCAACATCGGTGTCCGTAGCGGCGTCGGCTCGCCTGTTTTGCTGATGAAGAGTGTGGCGGCGGCAGTCGGCAAGGTTGATGGCAATCTGTCGCTCTCTCTTCAGCTAGTTGCTGACCAAATCAACGCGTCGCTGCTCCCCGAGAGGCTCGTGGCGATGCTGGCCGGTTTCTTCGGAGCGCTTGCGCTGCTCCTGGCGGCGATCGGTCTCTACGGCGTGATGTCGTATTCCATCAGTCGCCGTCGGGCCGAGATCGGCATCCGGATGGCGTTGGGTGCAGACAGCGCCAAAGTGGTGCGGCTCGTGCTTGGGCGCGCAGCCGTCCTCATCAGTCTGGGTGTCGTGCTTGGGGCGGCCGTCAGCCTGTGGGCATCGCGCTTCGTAGAGGCCTTGCTCTATGGGCTCGAACCACACGACCCGCTCACGTTCGTTTCAGCCGTGATGGTACTGGCAAGCGTCGGTGCTCTGGCCGCGTGGTTACCGGCCAGGCGCGCAGCGCGCATCGATCCGGCACGCGTGCTGCGGGAAGGTTAG